From Novipirellula galeiformis, a single genomic window includes:
- a CDS encoding D-2-hydroxyacid dehydrogenase: protein MRIVLCFPVTEKHIQQIQDAAPEAEIVNAGQERIDECLPTADIFIGHAKVPVDWQRVLDAKRLQWIQSSAAGLDHCLVPGVIDSEIPVSSASGLFAPQVAEQTFALLFGLLRSLPLFFRAEAKRDFTRLPTDDLRGKTVGIVGLGGNGRMIARMLAPWDVRIVATDYYPVEKPDEVDVLWPADRLDDLLAVSDIVILTLPLNAGTLGLFDAQRIAKMRPGSYLINVARGSVVQESALVDALASGHLAGAGLDVTEVEPLAETSPLWDDPKVIITPHVGAQSYRRVDDTVDLVCVNLKRFQQGKSPYNLVDKSLGFPHPTVVWQGETE from the coding sequence ATGCGAATCGTTCTTTGTTTTCCGGTGACCGAAAAGCACATCCAACAAATTCAAGACGCAGCGCCGGAGGCGGAGATCGTCAACGCAGGGCAAGAGCGGATCGATGAATGTTTGCCCACCGCCGATATCTTTATCGGACATGCCAAAGTTCCAGTGGATTGGCAACGAGTGCTCGATGCAAAACGTTTGCAGTGGATCCAATCCTCCGCCGCGGGGTTAGATCACTGCTTGGTGCCTGGCGTGATTGATTCGGAGATCCCTGTCAGCAGCGCTTCGGGATTGTTTGCGCCCCAGGTGGCCGAACAAACCTTTGCATTGCTGTTCGGTTTACTGCGTTCGCTGCCGCTGTTTTTCCGGGCCGAAGCGAAACGTGATTTCACGCGATTGCCGACCGATGATTTGCGAGGCAAAACGGTCGGCATCGTTGGTCTCGGTGGTAATGGCCGGATGATCGCGCGCATGTTGGCACCGTGGGACGTGCGGATCGTGGCGACGGATTATTACCCAGTGGAAAAACCAGACGAAGTCGATGTGCTTTGGCCGGCGGATCGTTTGGATGACTTGTTGGCGGTCAGCGATATTGTGATTTTAACGCTGCCGCTAAACGCCGGAACGCTCGGTTTGTTTGACGCACAACGCATTGCGAAAATGCGACCGGGCAGCTACTTGATCAATGTGGCCCGTGGAAGCGTTGTCCAGGAATCGGCATTGGTGGACGCCTTGGCCAGCGGTCATCTGGCCGGCGCGGGGCTGGATGTAACCGAGGTCGAGCCATTAGCTGAAACCAGTCCGTTATGGGACGATCCCAAGGTGATCATCACGCCACATGTGGGAGCCCAATCGTATCGCCGAGTCGATGACACCGTTGATTTGGTGTGCGTGAACTTGAAGCGATTCCAGCAAGGGAAATCACCTTATAACTTGGTCGACAAGTCGTTAGGGTTTCCGCATCCGACGGTGGTTTGGCAAGGAGAAACCGAGTGA
- the lhgO gene encoding L-2-hydroxyglutarate oxidase, whose amino-acid sequence MNSPRSNAPNTLPTNPDVVIIGGGIVGLATALTLMRRNRSLSICVVEAESHVAAHQSGHNSGVLHSGIYYKPGSVKAITCRTGKAMMEAFCDEHHIPWDRCGKVVVATNASEVERLEAIAQRATANGVSFDRIDTDTLRKLEPAVAGIAALHVPETGIVNYATVCEAMRSEVLRGGNNVVLSFKVTKIETFADSLAIIDDQDRTIHCGRMINCAGLQSDRILRLAGAEPTVKIVPFRGEYYELVPRSEHLCRNLIYPVPDPSFPFLGVHFTRMIDGGVECGPNAVLALSRHGYDWRTFNSRDFIETLGYGGFRKLARTYWRTGLGEIHRSLRKAAFVSALQKLIPSIRAADLKTGRSGVRAQAVTPAGSLVDDFLIHSTQHAIHVLNAPSPAATASLAIAAQILDRFDSIDGKEVSLPGVVR is encoded by the coding sequence ATGAATTCTCCGAGATCGAATGCTCCAAACACGCTTCCTACCAACCCGGACGTCGTGATCATTGGTGGGGGGATCGTTGGTTTAGCGACGGCGTTGACCCTGATGAGACGCAATCGGTCGCTGTCGATTTGCGTTGTCGAAGCCGAATCTCATGTGGCGGCGCATCAAAGTGGCCACAATTCAGGTGTCTTGCACTCCGGGATCTACTACAAACCGGGCTCCGTCAAAGCGATCACCTGTCGCACAGGCAAAGCGATGATGGAAGCCTTTTGTGACGAGCACCACATTCCCTGGGACCGCTGTGGCAAGGTCGTCGTCGCTACCAATGCGAGTGAGGTCGAGCGATTGGAAGCGATCGCCCAACGAGCGACCGCTAACGGAGTCTCCTTTGATCGCATCGACACCGACACGCTGCGGAAACTCGAGCCCGCCGTCGCGGGAATCGCAGCGCTGCACGTGCCCGAGACCGGAATCGTCAACTACGCGACCGTTTGCGAGGCGATGCGGAGCGAGGTCCTCCGCGGCGGGAACAACGTCGTGTTGTCTTTCAAAGTCACGAAAATTGAAACGTTTGCCGACTCGTTGGCGATCATTGATGATCAAGACCGCACGATTCATTGCGGGCGAATGATCAATTGTGCGGGATTGCAGAGTGACCGCATCCTGCGATTGGCTGGTGCGGAGCCCACGGTCAAAATTGTGCCGTTTCGCGGTGAATACTACGAATTGGTGCCCCGCAGCGAACACCTGTGCCGCAATTTGATCTATCCCGTTCCCGATCCCTCCTTTCCATTCCTAGGAGTCCATTTTACCCGCATGATCGATGGCGGCGTGGAGTGCGGTCCCAACGCCGTGCTAGCGCTATCGCGGCATGGCTACGATTGGCGAACCTTCAATTCCCGTGATTTCATTGAAACGCTCGGTTATGGCGGTTTTCGCAAACTGGCACGTACCTATTGGCGCACCGGACTCGGCGAGATTCATCGCTCGCTCCGCAAAGCCGCGTTCGTTTCGGCACTGCAAAAATTGATTCCCTCAATCCGGGCCGCCGATTTGAAAACAGGACGCAGCGGCGTGCGAGCTCAAGCGGTCACGCCCGCAGGCAGCCTGGTCGATGATTTTTTGATTCACTCGACGCAGCACGCCATTCATGTGCTCAACGCCCCCTCGCCCGCCGCCACCGCCTCGTTGGCGATCGCCGCCCAGATCCTAGATCGGTTCGATTCGATCGACGGGAAAGAAGTCTCCCTCCCGGGCGTGGTGCGCTAG
- a CDS encoding 6-pyruvoyl trahydropterin synthase family protein gives MTQPLFRVDVSKEQFVFSAAHFITFAGDICERLHGHNYAVRASVEGPLDENRYVVDFIALRDAVLAETSQLDHHVILPASHAEIKITSDAKETTATFRDRRWVFPNEDCVILPVVNTTAEEIARVIAERVMRATREKFGDALTWLEVAVDENAGQWGVCRMPWA, from the coding sequence ATGACCCAGCCCCTCTTCCGAGTCGACGTTAGCAAAGAGCAGTTTGTTTTCTCGGCGGCCCACTTCATCACGTTCGCGGGCGATATCTGTGAACGACTGCACGGACACAACTATGCAGTGCGTGCCAGTGTGGAGGGGCCGCTCGATGAAAACCGCTACGTCGTGGATTTCATCGCGTTACGCGATGCGGTCTTAGCGGAAACATCGCAGCTCGATCACCATGTGATCCTGCCGGCGAGTCACGCGGAGATCAAGATTACCAGCGATGCAAAAGAGACGACGGCGACGTTCCGCGATCGCCGCTGGGTGTTCCCCAATGAGGATTGCGTGATCTTGCCGGTGGTGAACACCACGGCCGAAGAGATCGCCCGGGTGATTGCCGAGCGTGTCATGCGGGCGACACGTGAGAAGTTTGGCGACGCGTTAACCTGGTTGGAAGTCGCCGTCGATGAGAACGCTGGCCAATGGGGCGTCTGCCGCATGCCGTGGGCCTAA
- a CDS encoding arylsulfatase encodes MSFLRFSVLVATAVCLSTALATAKSPNMIFIMADDLGYGDLGCYGQTQIKTPRLDQMAAEGLRFTQFYAGNTVCAPSRSVLMTGQHMGHTHVRGNARPGNRSIQSLRDEDVTVAEVLKGVDYTTGLIGKWGLGEAEHEGYVLKQGFDRFFGYLDQTHAHNYYPEFVWNNDEKLALENVVKRVEGKDPQRGFVGGAATKRIDYSHDLFVDEAMKFIDAQKEKPFFLFLSLTIPHANNEGFRLTGNGAEVPDFGIYKDHAWSDQDKGQAAMITRMDGDVGRILDQLRELKIAENTLVFFTSDNGPHNEAGHNLDTFHPSGPLRGIKRALYEGGIRVPAIAWWPETIAAGGTSDHIAYFGDWMATAAEMASAELPPNVDSISFLPTLTGNTAEQKQHEYLYWEFYEQGGRQAVRFGEWKAIRQPMKTGPVELYDLSRDLGEQDNIASEHPEVVEQAKKYMDEAHTPHPNWSPR; translated from the coding sequence ATGTCGTTTTTGCGTTTCAGTGTGCTGGTTGCCACTGCTGTATGTTTGTCAACGGCGCTGGCGACGGCGAAGTCGCCGAACATGATTTTCATCATGGCCGATGATCTCGGTTACGGTGATTTGGGGTGCTACGGTCAAACTCAGATCAAGACGCCTCGGTTGGACCAAATGGCGGCCGAGGGCCTTCGCTTCACTCAGTTCTATGCGGGCAATACGGTTTGTGCTCCCAGCCGGAGTGTGTTGATGACGGGGCAACACATGGGACATACGCATGTGCGCGGAAACGCGAGGCCCGGAAATCGGTCGATTCAGTCGCTTCGCGATGAGGACGTTACCGTTGCCGAGGTGCTCAAAGGTGTCGACTATACCACCGGATTGATCGGAAAATGGGGGCTCGGGGAAGCGGAGCACGAAGGCTATGTGTTGAAGCAGGGGTTCGATCGCTTCTTTGGCTATTTAGATCAAACTCACGCGCACAACTATTACCCCGAGTTCGTCTGGAACAACGATGAAAAGCTTGCTCTGGAGAATGTTGTCAAACGGGTCGAAGGCAAGGACCCCCAACGCGGTTTTGTCGGAGGCGCGGCGACCAAGCGAATCGACTACTCGCACGATTTGTTTGTCGACGAAGCGATGAAGTTCATCGATGCTCAGAAAGAGAAGCCCTTCTTTTTGTTTTTATCGTTGACGATCCCGCACGCCAACAACGAAGGTTTTCGCTTGACCGGAAATGGCGCGGAGGTGCCTGATTTTGGCATCTACAAAGATCACGCATGGTCCGACCAAGACAAGGGGCAAGCGGCCATGATCACGCGGATGGACGGTGACGTGGGCCGAATCCTCGATCAACTTCGCGAGTTAAAGATTGCCGAGAACACGCTCGTCTTTTTCACCAGCGACAACGGGCCGCACAACGAGGCCGGTCACAACCTCGATACGTTCCATCCCTCGGGACCGCTGCGAGGGATCAAGCGGGCGTTGTACGAAGGCGGAATCCGAGTGCCCGCGATTGCGTGGTGGCCTGAGACGATTGCCGCAGGGGGAACGTCCGACCACATCGCTTATTTTGGCGATTGGATGGCGACGGCAGCCGAGATGGCCAGTGCGGAATTGCCACCCAATGTCGATAGCATCAGCTTTTTACCCACGCTCACCGGCAACACCGCCGAGCAGAAGCAACACGAGTATTTGTACTGGGAGTTCTACGAGCAAGGTGGTCGCCAAGCGGTTCGCTTTGGAGAGTGGAAAGCGATTCGCCAACCGATGAAAACGGGGCCGGTCGAATTGTACGACTTGAGTCGCGATTTAGGCGAACAAGACAACATCGCGAGTGAGCACCCGGAGGTGGTGGAGCAAGCGAAGAAGTACATGGACGAAGCGCACACGCCGCATCCCAATTGGTCGCCTCGTTAA
- the lepA gene encoding translation elongation factor 4, which yields MKPIRNFCIIAHIDHGKSTLADRLIQACGGISLREFHDQMLDSMDIERERGITIKSNTVTLDYTAPDGQDYLLNLIDTPGHVDFSHEVRRSLMASDGALIVVDASQGVEAQTVANLYLALEYDLELLPVINKIDLPAADVDRVREEIDADLGLDPFAAIPVSAKTGEGIEDVLAGIVKNLPAPQGDPDAPLKALVFDAHFDKYRGVILQCRVMDGTLKPRDTIHFMHANRDFKVDELGYNQFKLNPKKQLSAGEVGYIVAGVKSVQDIEIGDTITLLDRPAAEPIPGYQEARQVVFSSVYPMSTDEYQNLTKALDKLAINDAALTYEKDSSAALGFGFRCGFLGLLHLDVIQERLQREFDIGLVISAPSVKYKLELTDGTTLEVDNPSYWPDPMKIASASEPYIKASILTPEEYVGPIMELCREHRSETQTMNYLSAGRVEVTSEMPLGEVLFDFYGKLKMITRGYGSFDYAPIEYRKTDVVKVEILVNKEPIDALSYLVHRDKARTRALHYCEQLAEAIPRHQFKIPIQGAIGGTIIARATIQPFRKDVTAKLYGGDVTRKNKLLEKQKKGKAKMKQFGSVNIPQKAFISVLRAEKD from the coding sequence ATGAAACCGATTCGGAACTTTTGCATTATTGCCCATATCGATCACGGCAAATCGACGCTGGCCGACCGGCTAATCCAAGCCTGTGGTGGCATTTCGCTACGTGAGTTTCATGACCAAATGCTTGACTCGATGGATATCGAGCGAGAGCGGGGGATCACGATCAAAAGCAATACGGTCACGCTCGATTACACTGCCCCGGACGGGCAAGACTATCTGCTGAATCTGATCGACACCCCAGGCCATGTGGACTTCTCTCACGAAGTGCGGCGTTCGTTGATGGCTTCCGACGGCGCCTTGATCGTGGTCGATGCCTCTCAGGGAGTGGAGGCTCAAACGGTGGCCAACCTCTACTTAGCGCTCGAATATGATCTGGAGCTGCTGCCGGTGATCAACAAAATCGATCTACCTGCGGCGGATGTCGACCGAGTCCGCGAGGAGATCGACGCCGATTTGGGACTCGATCCATTTGCTGCGATCCCGGTTTCCGCCAAGACGGGCGAGGGCATTGAGGATGTGTTAGCCGGTATCGTTAAAAATCTACCTGCCCCTCAAGGGGATCCCGACGCGCCGCTCAAGGCATTGGTCTTCGACGCCCATTTCGATAAGTATCGAGGGGTGATTCTGCAGTGCCGCGTGATGGATGGGACACTGAAACCTCGCGATACGATCCATTTCATGCATGCGAATCGTGACTTCAAGGTGGATGAACTGGGCTACAACCAATTCAAACTCAATCCCAAAAAGCAGCTCAGTGCTGGCGAAGTCGGCTACATCGTCGCCGGGGTCAAGAGCGTTCAAGACATTGAAATCGGCGACACGATCACGTTGCTGGACCGCCCCGCGGCCGAACCGATCCCCGGTTACCAAGAAGCCCGCCAAGTCGTCTTTTCGTCGGTTTATCCGATGAGCACCGACGAGTACCAAAACCTCACCAAGGCGTTGGACAAACTCGCGATCAACGACGCCGCGCTGACCTATGAAAAGGATAGTTCAGCAGCCCTCGGCTTTGGATTTCGCTGTGGATTCCTCGGGCTGTTGCATTTGGATGTAATCCAGGAGCGTTTGCAGCGCGAGTTTGACATCGGGTTGGTCATTTCCGCCCCCTCGGTGAAATACAAACTGGAGCTCACCGACGGCACGACGCTGGAGGTCGACAACCCCAGCTATTGGCCCGATCCGATGAAGATCGCCTCGGCCAGCGAACCCTATATCAAAGCATCGATCCTGACGCCCGAAGAGTACGTCGGTCCGATCATGGAACTGTGCCGGGAACATCGTTCGGAGACCCAAACGATGAATTATCTCTCGGCCGGACGAGTCGAAGTGACCAGCGAGATGCCGCTCGGCGAAGTGCTGTTCGATTTCTACGGCAAACTCAAGATGATCACGCGCGGCTACGGATCGTTTGACTACGCTCCGATTGAATATCGAAAGACCGACGTCGTGAAAGTCGAAATTCTGGTCAACAAGGAACCGATCGACGCACTCTCGTATTTGGTCCATCGCGACAAGGCGCGAACGCGGGCGCTGCACTATTGCGAACAACTTGCCGAAGCCATTCCCCGTCACCAATTCAAGATTCCGATCCAGGGTGCAATTGGCGGGACCATCATTGCCCGCGCGACGATCCAGCCGTTCCGCAAGGATGTGACCGCAAAATTGTATGGCGGTGACGTCACTCGGAAAAACAAACTGCTCGAAAAACAAAAGAAGGGCAAAGCCAAGATGAAGCAGTTCGGCAGCGTCAATATCCCCCAAAAGGCCTTTATCTCGGTGCTCCGCGCCGAGAAAGACTGA
- a CDS encoding HD-GYP domain-containing protein yields MSRPDSIELPVERLRVGATCGYPILDHNGVMLLGSGTHITPAVLAQLRDQGTDTIAIEPRDLAELTGTQRGRVSQAEIASEMPRFTGEWDESISLKDLLTDRSDEPLCDARTARLKQGVATAKARFDQINRALQTRDFDSTSSLNMTSDEFARSIIEDFDQTVGVIGSASEDLGLENRSVQLAVMGMAIAIEMGLDAPTSLEIGLTGLLHDIGLYLLDPKFRDPTQTLSDSERWEYEKHPIIALDCIAAIPETPASVRVAVQQVHEQYDGSGYPRGLRGPRTHLYARILNVVDAYIQLITPSKNRAGILPHSAIGMILHQATRRIFDPDVVRALLNTESLYPLGSHVELRSGSRATIIRRSPHSYACPTLLREDGVRVHEDNSENRIIRPVSAPKMNQMAITASQMMSIKWNPAENFVPV; encoded by the coding sequence ATGTCACGTCCAGATTCAATTGAGCTACCCGTCGAACGATTGCGAGTCGGCGCCACGTGCGGTTATCCGATACTCGATCACAACGGCGTCATGCTGTTAGGGTCGGGAACCCACATCACGCCGGCGGTTTTGGCCCAGCTTCGTGACCAAGGAACGGACACGATTGCGATCGAACCGAGAGATCTCGCGGAGTTGACCGGAACGCAGCGAGGCCGTGTCAGCCAAGCGGAAATTGCCAGTGAAATGCCTCGTTTCACTGGGGAATGGGATGAATCGATCTCGCTGAAAGATCTGCTAACGGACCGCTCGGACGAACCGCTCTGCGACGCACGGACCGCCCGCTTGAAACAAGGGGTAGCGACTGCGAAAGCTCGCTTCGACCAGATCAACCGGGCGTTGCAAACGCGTGACTTCGATTCGACATCCTCACTCAACATGACCTCGGATGAATTCGCCAGGTCGATTATCGAAGATTTCGACCAAACCGTTGGAGTGATCGGTTCCGCCAGCGAAGACCTTGGGCTGGAGAATCGCTCGGTACAACTTGCCGTGATGGGCATGGCAATCGCGATCGAAATGGGACTCGACGCCCCCACGTCGTTGGAAATTGGTTTGACCGGTTTGCTTCACGATATCGGCCTCTACCTGCTCGACCCAAAGTTCCGCGATCCGACTCAAACGTTGAGTGATTCCGAGCGCTGGGAGTACGAGAAACATCCCATCATCGCGCTCGATTGCATTGCAGCGATCCCGGAAACGCCGGCCTCAGTACGTGTCGCGGTTCAGCAAGTCCACGAGCAATATGACGGTTCAGGCTACCCACGTGGGTTACGTGGCCCCCGAACACATCTGTATGCACGAATCTTGAATGTGGTGGATGCTTACATCCAACTGATCACGCCATCGAAGAATCGAGCTGGGATTTTGCCGCACAGTGCAATTGGCATGATCTTACATCAAGCAACTCGGCGTATTTTCGATCCCGATGTTGTCCGCGCCCTATTGAATACCGAGTCATTGTACCCGCTGGGCAGCCACGTTGAATTACGTTCGGGAAGTCGAGCGACCATCATCCGCCGCTCCCCTCATAGTTACGCCTGTCCCACTTTATTGCGTGAAGACGGCGTACGGGTTCACGAGGATAACTCGGAGAATCGAATCATTCGTCCGGTATCGGCGCCCAAGATGAACCAGATGGCGATCACCGCGTCGCAAATGATGTCGATCAAGTGGAACCCGGCTGAGAATTTTGTCCCCGTGTAA
- a CDS encoding lipid II:glycine glycyltransferase FemX — protein sequence MIRDAGGLPIGGARVYVRYFAKHRCYYHIPDGPVLPADPNAAEQVFAATMERIDEHRQADPCRVSHLRIEPRWQTQPNFVSRFRATSMCNEPRDTLCIDLDLSPDEILQQMKPKGRYNVRLAGKKGVTVVEDNSPQGLADFVGLYKETVQRQQIDAHSRNYFATLTELLFARDRGSLMFAQYEGIRLAGMLMIRCGDYATYKYGGTRLSHRSVMAPYRLHFEAMLDAKARGHKWYDFYGVAPADQPDDRWADFSAFKRKFGGRELHFGPALDHPYHRDAYREYREYRK from the coding sequence ATGATTCGTGACGCAGGCGGCCTGCCCATCGGTGGTGCGAGGGTCTACGTGCGTTACTTCGCCAAGCACCGGTGCTACTACCACATCCCCGATGGGCCCGTTTTACCCGCCGACCCTAACGCCGCGGAACAGGTCTTCGCGGCGACGATGGAGCGGATCGATGAGCATCGCCAAGCCGATCCGTGCCGGGTCAGCCATCTTCGCATCGAACCTCGTTGGCAAACCCAACCGAACTTCGTCTCCCGTTTCCGGGCGACGAGTATGTGCAATGAACCCCGCGACACCCTCTGTATCGACCTTGACCTGAGCCCCGATGAAATCTTGCAACAGATGAAACCCAAAGGCCGCTACAACGTTCGTCTGGCTGGCAAGAAAGGCGTCACCGTCGTCGAAGATAACTCGCCGCAGGGCCTCGCGGACTTTGTTGGCCTCTATAAAGAAACGGTGCAGCGACAACAGATCGACGCACACTCGCGGAACTACTTTGCGACGTTAACCGAGTTGCTCTTTGCACGTGATCGCGGTTCGCTAATGTTCGCACAATACGAAGGGATCCGGCTTGCCGGCATGCTGATGATCCGCTGTGGTGATTACGCCACCTACAAATACGGCGGCACGCGATTGTCCCATCGCAGCGTGATGGCACCGTATCGATTGCACTTCGAAGCGATGCTCGATGCCAAAGCACGTGGGCACAAATGGTACGACTTCTACGGCGTGGCGCCCGCCGATCAACCCGATGATCGCTGGGCCGACTTCAGCGCCTTCAAGAGAAAGTTTGGCGGACGCGAGCTTCATTTTGGCCCCGCACTGGACCACCCCTACCATCGCGATGCGTACCGCGAGTACCGAGAATATCGAAAATAG
- the dapA gene encoding 4-hydroxy-tetrahydrodipicolinate synthase, translated as MRPRKGSDFAGLSVAIVTPFTDGEVNYPRLREQVEFQIEAGTRCIVPVGTTGESPTLSHDEHEKVIAEVIQCVAGRAKVMAGTGSNSTAEALRLTKRAAAEGADATLQVAPYYNKPTQEGFYQHFKAVAEAVEIPVCVYNIPGRCGKEIEVETIQRLADVPGITMVKEATGKLDQCSAIVGTTDLTVLSGDDSLTLPMMSVGAEGIVSVVGNLVPRDMIELVEAAAAGDLAKAMRMHHKLFALCQNMLGLSTNPIPLKAAMMMVGRDSGELRLPMTTLDASSMQKLQETLFAYGMNSALAK; from the coding sequence ATCCGCCCACGAAAGGGATCTGATTTTGCTGGCCTTTCGGTCGCGATTGTCACCCCCTTCACCGATGGTGAGGTGAATTACCCGCGTCTGAGAGAGCAGGTCGAATTCCAAATCGAAGCCGGCACTCGCTGTATCGTTCCCGTTGGAACGACGGGCGAATCGCCCACGCTTTCACATGACGAACACGAAAAGGTGATCGCCGAAGTGATCCAGTGCGTTGCGGGGCGTGCAAAAGTTATGGCCGGTACCGGTAGCAATAGCACCGCCGAAGCTTTGCGTTTGACCAAGCGTGCGGCCGCCGAAGGGGCCGACGCGACATTGCAAGTGGCGCCGTACTACAACAAGCCAACCCAAGAAGGGTTTTACCAACACTTCAAAGCGGTTGCCGAAGCGGTCGAGATTCCGGTTTGTGTCTACAACATTCCCGGTCGCTGTGGCAAAGAGATTGAGGTCGAAACGATCCAACGCCTCGCGGACGTTCCCGGCATCACCATGGTCAAAGAAGCGACCGGCAAATTGGACCAGTGCTCGGCAATCGTCGGGACGACCGACTTGACCGTTCTGAGTGGGGACGATTCGTTGACGTTGCCGATGATGAGCGTGGGTGCGGAAGGAATTGTCTCGGTGGTCGGAAACTTGGTGCCACGCGATATGATTGAATTGGTCGAAGCCGCCGCCGCAGGCGACTTAGCCAAAGCAATGCGCATGCATCACAAGTTGTTTGCGTTGTGCCAAAACATGCTCGGCTTGTCGACCAACCCGATTCCGTTGAAAGCTGCCATGATGATGGTAGGACGCGACTCAGGCGAGTTGCGATTGCCAATGACGACGCTCGATGCGTCCTCGATGCAGAAGTTGCAAGAGACGTTGTTCGCCTACGGCATGAACTCGGCTCTCGCAAAATAA